From Aricia agestis chromosome 11, ilAriAges1.1, whole genome shotgun sequence, a single genomic window includes:
- the LOC121731725 gene encoding non-receptor tyrosine-protein kinase TNK1: MDSGTDWLCDILQNVQLEQFYLPIRDQLQITRLAHFDYVHAEDLERIGISKPGVRRLLDAVRKKKLQQWNRKFWNKLFGSSSSISREKTDLSLRPQTQTEPRTTCIILEKDIVLHNELGNGSFGVVKRGEWKVSDQTNQTVPVAVKVLKADAFSQPGIYDDFRREVEAMHSLKHQNLIKLHGVVFHPLMMVCELARMGALLDYIRAQDGKVSLNYIAKWSEQVASGMGYLEKNRFLHRDLACRNILLSTLDLVKIGDFGLMRALPDADDCYVMSERRRVPFPWCAPESLRSRQFSHASDVWMFAVALWEMYTFGEEPWMGLNGSEILRMIMREGQRLSWPSACPPDVYMLMMQCWDLNPKERPTFSGIQRYLETNKFETAIASLSYRKQGQMTIEAGDAIILIDKRPELHWWKGQNQRSLEVGLFPCTLVSTSKPKNNQTRKPATVSPSRRDSTPNGITDEIQLRKRRTIESTQPSSTRAGNNASKHFNYNKLINDRASLQQELRNTNTPLRQENVSRSVRDTYSKSMSQVREDLLIDLDLPPMPNFYWSPTKSTDPNVHSILDEPIDVPELEQDTVIMDWGQQSIESLPTTSSEAQNAHNSQIYGAKSLDNLNTSSQDPFDTSGLWPKDQRPNYDFDDQIKQAIEESLKYSNPSTSTDTQVYNNSVSNTSTPQEFTPNNSQYSNTNDLNVKSFAQMSLDDRISESLNLRSKNTNSDNVYGNNVSASNYGSQKAASTSQDYNEFPIYSNFDMNPAQQQLILETKDYYTKSSTTNQSNNYEKNIYTPKYEGDKLRNFECLENSKNYSALKYQNVNFYSNYATTSAMYDEVHDTASIASNIYSEIGEGPSSSQGPTYSQRPSHTHGPSHSQGPIYSQGQNRYEAAGRYEAPSQSQGPSRYEAPGQGPRYEATATRLYDEVYESTPRPHRPAPPCPSKPK; the protein is encoded by the exons ATGGACTCAGGCACAGACTGGCTCTGTGACATTCTCCAAAATGTTCAGCTAGAACAATTTTACTTGCCAATTCGTGACCAGCTTCAG ATAACAAGGTTGGCTCATTTCGACTATGTGCATGCGGAGGATCTAGAGAGAATTGGCATCAGTAAGCCTGGTGTGCGCAGGCTGCTAGATGCCGTCAGAAAGAAGAAGCTGCAGCAATGGAACCGAAAGTTTTGGAACAAACTGTTCGGTTCATCATCGTCAATATCCAGAGAGAAGACTGATTTATCATTGAGGCCACAAACACAGACTGAACCTAGGACCACTTGTATTATACTAGAGAAGGATATTGT gctGCATAATGAGTTAGGTAATGGATCCTTTGGTGTAGTAAAAAGGGGAGAATGGAAGGTGTCGGATCAAACAAACCAAACCGTTCCAGTCGCTGTAAAAGTATTAAAAGCTGATGCATTTTCCCAGCCAGGAATCTATGATGATTTCCGACGAGAAGTAGAGGCTATGCATAGTCTGAAACATCAGAATTTAATAAAGCTACATGGTGTCGTTTTTCATCCTCTCATGATGGTTTGCGAGCTTGCTCGTATGGGTGCATTGCTAGATTACATAAGAGCACAAGACGGAAAAGTGTCATTGAATTATATTGCAAAATGGTCTGAACAAGTGGCCTCTGGGATGGGATACTTGGAGAAGAATAGATTTCTACACAGAGATTTGGCCTGTCGAAACATATTGTTGTCTACATTAGACTTG GTAAAAATCGGTGACTTTGGGTTAATGCGAGCGTTGCCCGACGCTGACGATTGCTACGTAATGAGTGAGCGTCGTCGTGTGCCATTTCCCTGGTGTGCACCGGAGTCACTGAGGTCCAGGCAGTTCTCTCACGCATCTGATGTCTGGATGTTCGCGGTCGCTCTGTGGGAGATGTACACGTTTGGGGAGGAACCATGGATGG GTTTGAACGGATCAGAAATCCTTCGGATGATCATGAGGGAGGGTCAGCGACTCTCCTGGCCGAGTGCCTGTCCCCCAGACGTGTACATGCTGATGATGCAGTGCTGGGACCTCAACCCCAAGGAGCGGCCAACCTTCTCCGGCATACAACGATACCTAGAGACAAATAAGTTCGAAACTGCTATCGCTAGTCTTAG TTATAGGAAACAGGGGCAAATGACAATAGAAGCGGGCGACGCTATAATTCTAATAGACAAGAGGCCAGAGTTGCATTGGTGGAAAGGACAAAACCAAAGGAGCTTAGAAGTCGGACTTTTCCCTTG CACCCTAGTATCAACATCGAAGCCTAAAAATAATCAGACCCGAAAACCAGCGACCGTGTCGCCGAGCCGCAGAG ATTCAACTCCCAACGGAATTACCGACGAGATACAACTCCGTAAGCGACGCACTATCGAATCAACGCAACCGTCGTCAACGCGTGCTGGCAACAACGCCAGCAAACACTTCAACTACAACAAACTCATCAACGACAGAGCGTCGCTACAACAGGAACTAAGAAACACCAATACCCCACTACGACAGGAAAACGTTTCGAGAAGCGTTCGAGATACGTATTCGAAGAGTATGAGCCAAG TGCGCGAAGACCTGTTAATCGATCTGGATCTGCCGCCAATGCCAAACTTCTACTGGTCGCCGACCAAGTCCACGGATCCCAATGTTCACTCGATACTGGATGAGCCCATCGATGTGCCTGAATTAG AACAAGACACCGTGATTATGGACTGGGGACAGCAAAGCATCGAGAGTCTTCCCACCACCAGTTCTGAGGCACAAAACGCGCACAACTCACAGATATACGGAGCCAAGTCCTTGGACAACCTGAACACATCTAGTCAAGACCCTTTCGACACCAGCGGGCTATGGCCAAAAGACCAAAGACCGAACTACGATTTCGACGACCAAATCAAACAGGCCATCGAAGAGTCCCTAAAATATTCAAATCCTTCCACCAGTACCGACACACAAGTTTACAATAATAGTGTGAGTAACACGAGTACCCCACAGGAGTTCACACCGAACAATTCTCAGTACTCGAATACGAATGACTTGAACGTGAAATCGTTCGCACAAATGTCATTAGACGATAGAATATCCGAATCTCTGAATCTCAGATCTAAGAATACTAATAGCGATAATGTTTATGGTAATAATGTGAGCGCTAGTAACTATGGAAGCCAAAAGGCCGCTAGCACAAGTCAAGATTACAACGAGTTCCCGATTTACAGCAATTTTGATATGAATCCAGCGCAGCAGCAGCTTATATTAGAGACTAAAGACTACTATACCAAGTCATCCACGACTAACCAAAGCAACAACTACGAGAAAAACATTTACACGCCAAAATACGAAGGAGATAAGCTCAGGAATTTCGAGTGTCTAGAAAATTCCAAGAACTATTCTGCTTTGAAGtatcaaaatgtaaatttttattcaaattacgCGACAACTAGTGCTATGTATGATGAAGTTCATGATACGGCGAGCATCGCTAGCAATATATACAGCGAAATCGGCGAGGGGCCAAGTAGCTCGCAAGGGCCAACTTACTCTCAGAGGCCAAGTCACACTCATGGGCCAAGTCACTCTCAGGGGCCAATTTACTCTCAAGGTCAAAATCGATACGAAGCTGCCGGTAGGTATGAGGCCCCTAGTCAATCGCAGGGGCCCAGCCGATACGAGGCACCCGGTCAGGGCCCCCGATACGAGGCCACTGCGACTCGTCTGTACGACGAAGTATACGAGTCGACGCCCCGCCCACACAGGCCGGCCCCACCCTGCCCCTCGAAGCCTAAATGA